One window from the genome of Nicotiana tomentosiformis chromosome 5, ASM39032v3, whole genome shotgun sequence encodes:
- the LOC104087007 gene encoding HMG-Y-related protein A-like produces the protein MATELVNKTQTHLEYPEMIYEALDALQQKEGSNKSSISKYIESKYGILNDTHSKLLTYHLDRMKQTGELIFLKNNYIKPGPNVPPKRGRGRPPKPKTALPQDTEIAAPKPRGRPKKDPNAPPTPKKLKPTIVPSNLANPVSKTGRPRGRPRKVMPQQAQNGVE, from the exons ATGGCTACTGAACTTGTCAACAAGACTCAAACACATCTTGAATACCCTGAG ATGATTTATGAAGCACTTGATGCACTACAACAAAAAGAAGgctcaaacaagtcatcaatatcaAAGTACATTGAGTCCAAGTATGGAATCTTGAATGATACACACTCAAAGTTGCTAACTTACCATTTGGATAGAATGAAACAAACTGGTGAACTTATTTTCCTCAAAAACAATTACATTAAGCCTGGTCCAAATGTACCTCCTAAGCGTGGCCGTGGAAGACCACCAAAGCCTAAAACTGCATTGCCACAAGATACAGAAATTGCAGCTCCAAAGCCAAGAGGTCGTCCAAAAAAAGATCCTAATGCACCACCTACTCCCAAGAAACTTAAACCAACAATTGTCCCTAGTAACTTAGCTAATCCTGTTTCTAAAACTGGAAGGCCTAGAGGTAGGCCTAGGAAAGTTATGCCACAACAAGCACAAAATGGTGTAGAGTGA